GAGGGGTGAGTTTGTTCCCTGGTGGCAGCCGAGGGTGAGGAAAAGTCTCTGCccttccccgccaccccccccgggCCCTGGAGCCAGGGAGCCCAGCGGGGAAGGGGCCAAGGTGGCAGAATTACATGCCAGTTACACCCAGTGACCTCTGGGACTGGCGTCTTGTCCCTTGTGAAGAGCCCCATGAGGTCAGAGAAGGAGGGACCCAGAAACCCCCGTCTCATTCTGCCATTTTGGGGAAAAAGGGCAGGAATTTCCCTACGCGGTGTTTCCATGCCAGTTCTGGTGGTGGGCTGCCCCAGAAGAATCACTCTGTTTAAATGTCTATGTAGTTCACAGGGCtgcaattattttgctgtttcagCTGCCGCTTCCCAAATCCCTGTGACGCGAATGGCAGCGCTGGTTCCTTACCGTTTGTTACAATGCGGAGCTGATGACGCAACGACTATTCCCAGTGCAGAGAATTCCCACGTCAGGCAAGGGGTGTTGAACAAACCGCCCAGAAGACTTGGAACTGAAGAGGTAGAGCTCCCTGTACACAAAATGAAGGTCGTGTCCTGCTTTGGTCTGGCTGTCCTGGCCAAAAGGGGATGAAATGGTTCAATGGctaaaaaccagaaagaaactcGGTGACCAGTGAAGAGGGCCCTGAAATAAATACGGCAGAGGTTAGACCAGACAGAACTACTTCACCTTTTCCATCATACAGGTGCAGTAAAAGCTGCCACGTTAAAAATTACCAAAAGACTAGTGAGCAGGTGCAGAGTAAGGTTCTGCCATACGACATGGCTGCTTATCACTGTCCAAACTCACCCGCCCAGCCAGGGCCGGGTATCCAGCGGCAGATGAGAAGAAGCCATCTCCACAGCTCCAGGCCACCGTGATCGAGGCCAAGCAGCGGAGCGGGCCTTGTTTATGCGCTTATGTTCACCGAAACCGGAACGGGGGCTACGGAGGGCCCCCTCTTTCCATGCTTTAGGGGTGGCGTGGGCACTGGAGGTCCCCTCTTTCCATGCTTTAGGGGTGGCGTGGGCACTGGAGGTCCCCTCTCTCCATGCTTTGGGGGTGGTGTGGGCACCAGGAATGAAAGCCCCTTGGCCAGGGACTTGCTGGAGCCGCCACCTCACCCACGGCAAGGCTGTCACCCCACGGCTCTGCCGTTCAGGGGGGTTGAGGAGCAGACGCCCCCCACGCACGGGGGTCCTGAGGGGtgcgggggccggcggggacgAGCTGAGGCAGCAGGCGCGTGGCAGCtcgcgcgggcgggcgggaggcggaaAGCGAAGAGGCGCGCGGGCCGCGCACTGCCGCTCGCGCCCACGGCGGGGCCGCCAGCGAGCGAGCCCCCGCGCGCGGAGCCCTCGGCCCCTCAGCGGTGCCCCTCCCGCGCTCGGCCCCCGAGCCACCGCGCCGGGAGACTTCAcctggcagcgggagcagcctCTCCGGCGCAGGCCGCGCCCGTCCCGGCTGCCCAGCCACCAGCCAACGCCGTCCCGCTCCGAGCCCTGACAGCGGCCGCTAAGCtcggccccgggagcgggggaACGCGGCAGCCCCCGGACAGGGCTCCCCCCTttcccccgcccggcggcggccccacgcgcgccgcctcccgccccgccgggccgggccgcgcccgccgccgccgccgccgcctcctccccgcgcGGCGCCCCGGCGCGGGTGTTTGCTCAGGGCCGGGAGCGCGGCACGCGCCGGGCGCACGCACTTGCAACAACAAACCCgcgaggggcggggggcgggcgggggcgggcacagggggggagcggggggggggggaggcggggccgcACGGCGGCCAGCGCGTGtgcgcggggggccgcgggggggggggggggggtgcgtgtgtgtttccccccccccagcgctgaAAAGGCGGCGGCGCTCGGCGGCCCGGCCGAGCCGGGGAGCGTGGAAGGCGCAAGGTGCAGAGCGTGCGTGTGAGTGGGCGCGGGGGGGGACcccctgcgtgtgtgtgtgcgggaagggggggggggtagccCCGTCCGCCCCCTTCGCCCCCTTATAAGAGACACAATCCCCGGCCGCTGTTTTGCAAAGGGGGCTTTGCGACGCAGCCCGCGCACACGCGAGCGCCACGAGCCTCCCCGCCGCACGGAGCGCGAGAGGGAGGGGGGCGGGCAGAGCctcccgccagcccggccgcACGCCCGgctccgccgctgccccttcccctgccctctctcTCTTTATcccttttttaatttatcttttcagCGGAGGCCGCACATCACCGGTgtgtttcccccctcccctccggccTCGTAACCTTTTTTCCCGGTGGTGGAGCCACCGGTCCCGCCTCGCCGGACGCCCCCGCGcccatggccagcggcagccccggcgggATGGCCagcggcgccgggcagccgcccTTCCTCCAGCCCGCCTGCTTcttcgccgccgccccgccgccccccgctccgCAGCTGAgcccggcgggcgggcagccctcTCCGGGCGGGAAGCCCTCGGCCCCGCGGGCCGGCAAGCGGCAGCGCTCGGCCTCTCCGGAACTGATGCGGTGCAAGCGGCGGCTGAACTTCAGCGGGTTCGGGTACAGcctgccgcagcagcagccggcGGCCGTGGCTCGGCGCAACGAGCGGGAGCGGAACCGGGTGAAGCTGGTGAACCTGGGCTTCGCCACGCTGCGGGAGCACGTCCCGAACGGAGCCGCCAACAAGAAGATGAGCAAGGTGGAGACGCTCCGCTCCGCCGTCGAGTACATCCGcgccctgcagcagctcctcgACGAGCACGACGCCGTCAGCGCCGCCTTCCAGGCCGGCGTCCTCTCGCCCACCATCTCTCCCGCCTACTCCCACGACATGAACTCCATGGCGGGATCGCCCGTCTCCTCCTACTCCTCCGACGAGGCCTCCTACGACCCGCTCAGCCccgaggagcaggagctgctcgACTTCACCAGCTGGTTCTGAGAGCCGGCCGGACCCCGCTGCAGGTGggtgcggagcggcgggggggaggcagaagccgccctggggtgggggggggtgggggggtacc
The sequence above is drawn from the Opisthocomus hoazin isolate bOpiHoa1 chromosome 8, bOpiHoa1.hap1, whole genome shotgun sequence genome and encodes:
- the ASCL1 gene encoding achaete-scute homolog 1; the protein is MASGSPGGMASGAGQPPFLQPACFFAAAPPPPAPQLSPAGGQPSPGGKPSAPRAGKRQRSASPELMRCKRRLNFSGFGYSLPQQQPAAVARRNERERNRVKLVNLGFATLREHVPNGAANKKMSKVETLRSAVEYIRALQQLLDEHDAVSAAFQAGVLSPTISPAYSHDMNSMAGSPVSSYSSDEASYDPLSPEEQELLDFTSWF